TGATGTACCATTCACTTTCAAATGGGTTGAGTTATAAAATAGGTGGGGGTTGCATCATAACTCTTTGCCCTCCATTAAATATTTCTGAAAAAGAATTATTTACCGCTCTTGAAATTATTAACGCAGGCCTTCATGAGATAGCAAGAAAAGATTAATTTTTCTAATTAATTATGCTAGCTTAACCACTTTATGCCAAATCTATTTATTATTTATGTTCATTTCATCGATAAAATAACAGACATAATTGGCAGGATTACTATGTATACAGTCTTTGTCATGATGGGCATCCTGGTATTATCTTTCGTAACCAGAAATATCATAAACTTTCCATTACTTTGGATTATTGAAATGGCTCAATTTATTATGACTGGCTACTATTTGATGGGTGGAGCATACTCGATGAAAGAAAATCAACATGTCCGCATGGATCTTGTTTATGGAAATTTATCTGAGAAAAATAAAGCTCGAATGGATTTGTTTACAAGTGTATTTCTAATTTTTTATCTCGTAGTCTTATTAATCGGTTCATACAATAGTTTGGTTTACACTTTAGAGACAAACAAAAGACTATTTACTGCTTGGGCGCCGTATGTATGGCCTATCAGCAGTATTATGTTTTTAGGAATTTTATTGATGATTCTTCAAACATTTTCAACAGTATTTAAAGACTATGCAAAGGTTAAGGGTCTAAAAATTTAATGCTTGCTGAATATTTTAGTTACGAAGCTATTGCGATCCTTATGTTCGCTACGATGCTAGTGATGTTATTAACTGGCCAAAGAGTTTTTGGAGCAATTGGTTTTGTTGCTGCAGCGGCCGCTTTACTTTTATGGGGAGATGGTGCCGTAGAAATGCCATTCACAGCATCTTGGAAACTTTTCAAATGGTATCCAATGCTCACACTTCCTCTCTTTATATATATGGGATACATGATCTCAGAGTCAGGTATCGCAAATGATTTATATAAAATGTTCCATGTATATTTTGGAGGAACGCGAGGCGGATTAGCAATTGGAACGATGTTTATGATGGTCGCTATATCAGCGATGAAC
The window above is part of the alpha proteobacterium HIMB59 genome. Proteins encoded here:
- a CDS encoding tripartite ATP-independent periplasmic transporter, DctQ family (PFAM: Tripartite ATP-independent periplasmic transporters, DctQ component); translated protein: MPNLFIIYVHFIDKITDIIGRITMYTVFVMMGILVLSFVTRNIINFPLLWIIEMAQFIMTGYYLMGGAYSMKENQHVRMDLVYGNLSEKNKARMDLFTSVFLIFYLVVLLIGSYNSLVYTLETNKRLFTAWAPYVWPISSIMFLGILLMILQTFSTVFKDYAKVKGLKI